One part of the Streptomyces ferrugineus genome encodes these proteins:
- a CDS encoding RICIN domain-containing protein, giving the protein MRRAYAVLLALCLAVAGALATAGPAQAAPRTVTTGTQFTDTSGNPVHAHGGGVIKVGSYYYWFGEHRNADNTFRYVDAYRSTDLKNWEFRNHVLTQSSHSELATANIERPKVMYNAATGKFVMWMHKENGVDYSQARAAVAVSDTVDGDYTWQGSFRPFGQHMSRDITVFVDTDGTGYMVSAARENYDLHIYRLTSDYTGIAALVADPWHGGHREAPALFKRNGVYFMLTSGATGWNPNQQQYATATSLAGPWTAMRNVGDSTTYGSQTAYVLPVQGGSTTSYLYLGDRWGNSFGGTVNDSRYVWLPLTFPSSTSMSMSWSPEVTIDTATGSISGTSATYNTLIARHSGRCADVTSQSQWQGAQIKQYDCNGGGNQKYWLKSVGSGYYQLVTRHSSLCVQENASTVTQENCDASATGQQWSLTTTGSYVNIRSRATGECLDVNGASTADSAAIITYTCNGGTNQQWTRGT; this is encoded by the coding sequence ATGAGACGTGCGTACGCGGTGCTGCTCGCCCTGTGTCTGGCCGTGGCCGGTGCCCTGGCCACCGCCGGTCCCGCGCAGGCGGCACCCCGGACCGTCACCACCGGCACGCAGTTCACCGACACCTCGGGCAACCCGGTGCACGCCCACGGCGGCGGGGTCATCAAGGTCGGCTCGTACTACTACTGGTTCGGCGAGCACCGCAACGCCGACAACACCTTCCGCTACGTGGACGCCTACCGCTCCACCGACCTGAAGAACTGGGAGTTCAGGAACCACGTCCTGACCCAGTCCAGCCACTCGGAGCTGGCCACCGCCAACATCGAGCGCCCCAAGGTCATGTACAACGCCGCCACCGGCAAGTTCGTCATGTGGATGCACAAGGAGAACGGCGTCGACTACAGCCAGGCCCGCGCCGCCGTGGCCGTCTCCGACACCGTGGACGGCGACTACACCTGGCAGGGCAGCTTCCGCCCGTTCGGTCAGCACATGTCCCGTGACATCACGGTGTTCGTCGACACCGACGGCACCGGCTACATGGTCTCCGCCGCCCGCGAGAACTACGACCTGCACATCTACCGTCTGACCAGCGACTACACCGGCATCGCCGCGCTGGTCGCCGACCCCTGGCACGGCGGCCACCGGGAGGCTCCCGCCCTGTTCAAGCGCAACGGCGTCTACTTCATGCTGACGTCGGGTGCCACCGGCTGGAACCCCAACCAGCAGCAGTACGCCACCGCCACCAGCCTCGCCGGCCCGTGGACCGCGATGAGGAACGTCGGCGACTCCACGACCTACGGCTCGCAGACCGCGTACGTCCTCCCCGTACAGGGCGGTTCCACCACCTCGTACCTCTACCTGGGCGACCGCTGGGGCAACTCCTTCGGCGGCACCGTCAACGACTCCCGCTACGTCTGGCTGCCGCTGACCTTCCCGTCCTCGACCTCGATGTCCATGTCCTGGTCCCCGGAGGTCACCATCGACACGGCCACCGGCTCGATCAGCGGCACCAGCGCCACGTACAACACACTGATCGCCCGGCACAGCGGCCGGTGCGCCGACGTCACCAGCCAGTCGCAGTGGCAGGGCGCCCAGATCAAGCAGTACGACTGCAACGGCGGCGGCAACCAGAAGTACTGGCTCAAGTCCGTCGGCAGCGGCTACTACCAGCTCGTCACCCGGCACAGCTCCCTGTGCGTCCAGGAGAACGCGAGCACGGTCACCCAGGAGAACTGCGACGCCTCCGCGACCGGCCAGCAGTGGTCGCTGACCACCACCGGCTCCTACGTGAACATCAGGTCCCGCGCCACCGGCGAGTGCCTGGACGTCAACGGCGCGTCCACCGCCGACTCCGCCGCGATCATCACCTACACCTGCAACGGAGGAACCAACCAGCAGTGGACGCGCGGGACGTGA
- a CDS encoding glycoside hydrolase family 43 protein codes for MSRENDLPEPPSRRLLLKGAAAAGALTAASAVPGVAHAAPRRAVPYENPLVRQRADPHIHRHIDGRYYFTATAPEYDRIILRRSRTLNGLSTAAESVIWRAHPTGDMGAHIWAPELHRIGGKWYIYFAAAPAEDVWRIRIWVLENAHPDPFKGTWVEKGQVKTAWETFSLDATTFTHRGTRYLCWAQHEPGLDNNTGLFLSKMANPWTLTGPQVRLSTPEYDWECVGFKVNEGAYVLKRNGRIFLTYSASATDFNYCVGLLTADADSDLMDPASWAKSPTPVFTSNDTTKQYGPGHNCFTVAEDGRTDVLVYHARQYKEINGDPLNDPNRHTRIQKLNWNADGTPDFGIPVADTSAVTAEESA; via the coding sequence ATGAGCCGCGAAAACGACCTGCCCGAACCCCCCAGCCGCAGGCTGCTGTTGAAGGGCGCCGCAGCCGCCGGCGCGCTGACCGCCGCCTCGGCCGTCCCCGGTGTCGCCCACGCCGCACCCCGACGGGCTGTCCCGTACGAGAACCCCCTCGTCCGGCAGCGCGCCGACCCCCACATCCACCGCCACATCGACGGGCGCTACTACTTCACCGCCACCGCCCCCGAGTACGACCGGATCATCCTGCGCCGCTCCCGCACCCTGAACGGCCTGTCCACGGCCGCCGAGTCGGTCATCTGGCGGGCCCACCCCACCGGCGACATGGGCGCCCACATCTGGGCCCCGGAGCTGCACCGCATCGGCGGCAAGTGGTACATCTACTTCGCCGCCGCGCCCGCCGAGGACGTGTGGCGGATCCGCATCTGGGTCCTGGAGAACGCCCACCCCGACCCGTTCAAGGGCACCTGGGTGGAGAAGGGCCAGGTCAAGACGGCCTGGGAGACCTTCTCCCTGGACGCCACCACCTTCACCCACCGGGGCACCCGCTACCTGTGCTGGGCGCAGCACGAGCCCGGCCTGGACAACAACACCGGCCTCTTCCTGTCGAAGATGGCGAATCCATGGACACTGACCGGTCCTCAAGTGCGGCTGTCCACCCCGGAGTACGACTGGGAGTGCGTCGGCTTCAAGGTCAACGAGGGCGCGTACGTCCTCAAGCGCAACGGCCGCATCTTCCTCACCTACTCGGCCTCCGCCACCGACTTCAACTACTGCGTCGGCCTGCTGACCGCCGACGCCGACAGCGACCTGATGGACCCGGCGAGCTGGGCCAAGTCGCCGACCCCGGTCTTCACCAGCAACGACACCACCAAGCAGTACGGCCCGGGCCACAACTGCTTCACCGTCGCCGAGGACGGCCGCACCGACGTCCTCGTCTACCACGCCCGCCAGTACAAGGAGATCAACGGCGACCCGCTCAACGACCCCAACCGGCACACCCGCATCCAGAAGCTGAACTGGAACGCGGACGGCACCCCGGACTTCGGCATACCCGTGGCGGACACGTCCGCCGTGACCGCGGAGGAGAGTGCTTGA